The following coding sequences lie in one Desmodus rotundus isolate HL8 chromosome 1, HLdesRot8A.1, whole genome shotgun sequence genomic window:
- the NFIL3 gene encoding nuclear factor interleukin-3-regulated protein, which translates to MQLRKMQTIKKEQASLDPGSSADKAMVLNSTFTEVSEDLTAGEELLLSEGSVGKNKSSACRRKREFIPDEKKDAMYWEKRRKNNEAAKRSREKRRLNDLVLENKLIALGEENATLKAELLSLKLKFGLISSTVYAQEIQKLSNSTAVYFQDYQTSKSNVSPFVDEHEPSVVASSCISVIKHSPQSSLSDVSEVSSLEHSQEGPAQSGCQSPDSKFQVIKQEPVELENYAREPRDDQGTYRASVYQNYVGNSFPGYSHSPPLLQVSRSSSNSPRTSETDDGAVGKSSDGEDEQQVPKGPIHSPVELQHGHATVVKVPEVNSSALPHKLRIKARAMQIKVEAFDNEFDATQKLSSPADVTSKRQFELEKHSSPNMVHSSLTPFSVQVTNIQDWSLRSEHWHQKEFSGKTQNSFKTGVVEMKDNGYKVSDPENLFLKQGIANLTAEMVSLKRLIATHQISASDSG; encoded by the coding sequence ATGCAGCTGAGGAAAATGCAGACCATCAAGAAGGAGCAGGCATCTCTTGATCCTGGTAGCAGTGCTGACAAGGCGATGGTGCTGAATTCCACTTTCACCGAAGTCTCAGAAGACTTGACAGCAGGAGAAGAGCTTCTTCTAAGTGAAGGAAGTGTGGGGAAAAACAAATCTTCAGCATGCCGGAGGAAACGGGAATTCATCCCTGATGAAAAGAAAGATGCCATGTATTGGGAAAAAAGGCGGAAAAATAACGAAGCTGCCAAGAGATCACGAGAGAAGCGTCGACTGAATGACCTGGTTTTAGAGAACAAACTAATTGCACTGGGAGAAGAAAATGCCACTTTAAAAGCTGAACTCCTTTCCTTAAAACTAAAGTTTGGTTTAATTAGCTCTACAGTATATGCTCAAGAGATCCAGAAACTCAGTAATTCTACAGCAGTATACTTCCAAGACTACCAGACCTCCAAATCCAACGTGAGTCCCTTTGTGGATGAGCACGAGCCCTCAGTGGTGGCGAGCAGCTGCATTTCCGTCATTAAGCACTCTCCACAGAGCTCTCTGTCTGATGTGTCAGAAGTCTCCTCGCTAGAACATTCTCAGGAGGGCCCTGCACAGAGTGGCTGCCAGAGCCCTGACAGCAAGTTCCAAGTCATCAAGCAGGAGCCAGTGGAACTGGAGAACTATGCAAGAGAGCCGAGAGATGACCAAGGCACCTACCGAGCGTCTGTGTACCAGAACTATGTGGGAAATTCTTTTCCTGGCTACTCACACTCCCCCCCTCTACTCCAGGTCAGCCGGTCCTCCAGTAACTCTCCCAGAACGTCGGAAACTGACGATGGTGCAGTGGGAAAGTCTTCGGATGGAGAAGATGAGCAGCAGGTTCCCAAGGGCCCAATCCACTCTCCTGTTGAACTTCAGCATGGACATGCCACGGTGGTTAAAGTTCCAGAAGTGAATTCCTCTGCTTTGCCACACAAGCTCCGGATTAAAGCCAGAGCCATGCAGATAAAAGTAGAGGCATTTGATAATGAATTTGATGCCACACAAAAACTTTCCTCGCCTGCTGATGTGACATCTAAGAGACAATTTGAACTTGAGAAGCATAGTTCCCCAAATATGGTACATTCTTCTCTCACTCCTTTTTCAGTGCAAGTGACTAACATCCAAGATTGGTCTCTCAGATCAGAGCACTGGCATCAAAAAGAATTTAGTGGCAAAACTCAAAATAGTTTCAAAACTGGAGTTGTTGAAATGAAAGACAATGGCTACAAAGTTTCTGACCCAGAGAATTTGTTTTTGAAGCAGGGGATAGCAAACTTAACTGCAGAGATGGTCTCACTTAAGAGACTTATAGCCACACACCAAATCTCTGCTTCAGACTCTGGGTAA